In Streptomyces sp. NBC_01551, one DNA window encodes the following:
- a CDS encoding GlxA family transcriptional regulator, producing the protein MHKIAVLALEGVPPFELGMPSRVFGNALDDVGKPLYEVTVCTVDGRPVASDAGFTIGVSAGPEALAAADTVIIPPTNVMMALEQGVPLPRPLADALAAIRPGTRLVSICTGTYVLAAAGLLDGRPATTHWLKAPAFQRAFPRVKLDEDVLFVDDGDILTSAGVAAGVDLCLYMVRQDHGTAAANRAARLCVVPPWRDGGQAQYIDRPVPEPTVATTTATRAWALERLAEPITLTELAEHARMSLRTFTRRFRDEVGMTPVQWLTGQRLEIARQLLESSDLPVDLVAHRAGFGSANSLRQHMRSTLGISPIAYRRTFQPNSAILTPH; encoded by the coding sequence ATGCACAAAATCGCCGTACTCGCCCTCGAAGGGGTCCCTCCGTTCGAGCTCGGGATGCCGTCCCGGGTCTTCGGCAACGCCCTCGACGACGTCGGGAAGCCGCTCTACGAGGTGACCGTCTGCACCGTCGACGGCCGGCCCGTGGCCAGCGACGCGGGCTTCACCATCGGGGTCTCGGCGGGCCCCGAGGCCCTGGCGGCCGCCGACACGGTGATCATCCCGCCCACCAACGTCATGATGGCGCTGGAGCAGGGCGTCCCCCTGCCCCGCCCGCTCGCCGACGCCCTGGCCGCGATCCGCCCCGGCACCCGGCTGGTGTCGATCTGCACCGGCACCTACGTGCTCGCCGCCGCCGGGCTGCTCGACGGCCGGCCCGCCACCACGCACTGGCTCAAGGCCCCGGCCTTCCAGCGCGCCTTCCCGCGCGTCAAGCTCGACGAGGACGTCCTCTTCGTCGACGACGGCGACATCCTCACCTCCGCCGGGGTCGCCGCCGGCGTGGACCTGTGCCTGTACATGGTCCGCCAGGACCACGGCACCGCCGCCGCCAACCGCGCCGCCCGGCTGTGCGTCGTACCGCCGTGGCGCGACGGCGGCCAGGCCCAGTACATCGACCGGCCCGTCCCCGAACCCACCGTCGCCACGACCACCGCCACCCGTGCCTGGGCCCTGGAGCGGCTCGCCGAGCCGATCACGCTGACCGAGCTCGCCGAGCACGCCCGGATGAGCCTGCGCACCTTCACCCGGCGCTTCCGCGACGAGGTCGGGATGACCCCGGTGCAGTGGCTCACCGGGCAACGCCTGGAGATCGCACGCCAGTTGCTGGAGTCCAGCGATCTGCCCGTCGACCTGGTCGCACACCGTGCCGGATTCGGCTCCGCCAACTCCCTGCGCCAGCACATGCGGAGCACCCTCGGGATCTCGCCGATCGCCTACCGCCGCACCTTCCAGCCCAACTCCGCCATTCTGACGCCCCATTGA
- a CDS encoding NADP-dependent oxidoreductase, which produces MRAVVVSQWGGPEVLTETEIDRPEPGMGEILVRVHAAGVNPVDWKTRESGALIPWGPVPAVGWDVSGTVEEVGPGVTLFQPGDEVFGMPRFPQQAGAYAEYVTAPARHFARKPEGIDHIGAAALPLAALTAWQALVDTAGLRAGQRVLVHAAAGGVGHFAVQIAKARGAYVIGTASAAKHGVLRELGADEVIDYRSTAFEDAVSDVDVVIDAIGGEYGERSLKVLKPGGHLVTLPGPDGVPAEAPGVHTGWTLVEPDYRGLLEIAALVEDGTLRPVIDTVLPLAEAAKAHEIGEQGRTTGKIVLTVA; this is translated from the coding sequence ATGCGTGCCGTAGTCGTCAGCCAGTGGGGTGGACCCGAGGTTCTCACCGAGACCGAGATCGACCGGCCGGAGCCGGGCATGGGCGAGATCCTCGTACGGGTCCACGCGGCCGGCGTGAACCCGGTGGACTGGAAGACCCGCGAGAGCGGCGCCCTGATCCCCTGGGGCCCGGTCCCCGCGGTCGGCTGGGACGTCTCCGGCACCGTCGAGGAGGTCGGCCCGGGCGTGACCCTGTTCCAGCCGGGCGACGAGGTCTTCGGGATGCCGCGCTTCCCGCAGCAGGCCGGGGCGTACGCGGAGTACGTGACGGCGCCCGCGCGGCACTTCGCCCGCAAGCCCGAGGGCATCGACCACATCGGCGCGGCGGCCCTGCCGCTGGCCGCGCTGACCGCGTGGCAGGCCCTGGTGGACACGGCGGGGCTGCGGGCCGGGCAGCGGGTGCTGGTGCACGCCGCGGCGGGCGGCGTCGGCCACTTCGCGGTGCAGATCGCGAAGGCGCGCGGCGCGTACGTGATCGGCACGGCGAGCGCCGCGAAGCACGGGGTGCTGCGCGAGCTGGGCGCGGACGAGGTGATCGACTACCGCTCCACGGCGTTCGAGGACGCGGTGTCCGACGTGGACGTCGTGATCGACGCGATCGGCGGGGAGTACGGGGAGCGCTCGCTGAAGGTCCTGAAGCCGGGCGGCCACCTGGTGACCCTGCCGGGCCCGGACGGCGTCCCGGCCGAGGCGCCGGGCGTCCACACGGGCTGGACGCTGGTGGAGCCCGACTACCGGGGCCTGCTGGAGATCGCGGCCTTGGTCGAGGACGGCACCCTCCGCCCGGTGATCGACACCGTCCTGCCGCTCGCGGAGGCCGCCAAGGCCCACGAGATCGGCGAGCAGGGCCGCACGACGGGCAAGATCGTCCTGACGGTCGCCTGA